The following is a genomic window from Babesia bovis T2Bo chromosome 4 map unlocalized Chr4_1, whole genome shotgun sequence.
TGCGACGGTTTGGAAATACTGATCAACCTGTGCTCCTACATTCGAAATGGATCGCACATGGCATACGAGATTTTCGTCATCATGATACACGTACTGAGTACCATGATGGCTGTTTTGTGCGGTTGCCTGTTTGTAGGACCCACGCGCATCTGCTTCTTGCAGAATTTTCCATACACCTGCCGTATTCCGTACCCGGTTTTCAACGGAGCGTTCCAATCCACCATATCGGTTTGGCAATTGGTGAAGGTGGTAACCAACGTATGCAGAATATACGGTGACCCCGGGTTTGGGTCAACGTTTGCCTGATGTTTTGAGACAACATCTCACCATGTAACACAgatataatctatatgcGCACAGTACTTTAGTAATCCTATAGACGAGATAAAGTATAACAAGGATTAGGGCATGAGTTAAGCCTCCTGGTCCACCAATCCCTTCTCACTGACGTAGATACCGTCAAGGAACTGCCTAATGTCCTTGTTCCTGACGAGAGCGCATTGGTGGATGAGAGCAGCAGACCTTCCGACATTCTCCACATCGACACCAGTGAGAATGATCTCGTCCTTGACGCTCTCTGACTTCTCGATCTTAACACCAGGAAGAACCTTCACAACCCTCACACGCTTCTCACCAAGGAAGTTACGGATTTCGATAGTCTTCCCATCATCAGTAATGTTGGAGTTAATAGGAAAGTGCGCATGTACAAGCCTCATCTTGTATTGGTACTTCTTAGTGACACCAGTGATCATGTTGCTGATGTGGGTCATGACAGTCCTAATGGTAGCGATCATGGACTTAGTACCGAACCATTGCATAGCAATGATAGTCTTCTGGTCCTTTGAAAGCCTCAACTCAATGGGCACGTGCGAGAAGTCACGAGTAATGTCACCGTACTTACCCTTGACGGTAACCTTTCTGGACTTCACGGTAACCGTGACTGTATAGCCATGAATCACGGACAAATCGCGACCTACCTCCATCAGGAATTTTCAAAGTGTCAGAAGAGAGAGTGGTCTTCATTTTCACCTACTTTCTATAGAATATTAGCGCAATTATACAACATATGGTGTCGTGCCTTCGGGACCAAGGTGGCTCCATGGTCGGCCTCAGGGGTATTATCGCATATTTTGCTGAATCTTACCTTGGTATTTTATGCTTCTCTCCAACGGAACACTTTGTGTTAGATATCTAATGTGTATTTACCGATTTTGTTCACTCCCTTCCCTGTCCCAACTTGGTCCCCCACTGATGACGGTGATGGCCAACGATGCCTACACAGGATACTAACACCAGTTTATATGTACAAAATTtttctatgttatatataaagtgCATTTGTTGTGTTGGGGATTATTCCAGATGTATGTGTACCCCCGCTGCACTGGATGCAACGGTTTGTTAGAAAAGGATTGGTACAGGGCAGTAACCCGCACCTGGAGCTGTAGGATTGTAAATAACATATCTCCCTGCGATTCTCTGAGGCGTTAGCCCGTAAGGCCATGCCGGTGTTAATTGGTCTTTATGTACCTTGGGTCCTACGGGATCCTTAGTATTTACTCAatgtacctactgttgaagTCGTGCGGTGGCGGTTCTATCGGATGCCTCGTATAGGCCACTTTCTTGCCCGAGGGCAGGGCTATAGGTCGTGGTCTAAACCTCCCTGATTGGTTGTTTTTTTCGGTATTATTTCGACATACCCCACCATAGCTTCTGTCTTATTAGGAATTTACATATATCTCCATCTACCCCGATGGTATTCACCGCCTGAGCATGGATGCATGTCTACCCGCCTGGATTTCCTACCTTCGCCCGGTTTCTTGAGTCCGGAACGGAGAATAGCACGCATTTTATTTCTGTATAATATAGACACTATATATTACAACCTACTCAGCACTTTGCAAACATACTGGTATAGCTCAAAGTCCTCGTTGTACAGTCGTTTCATAAGTTTGTGTCTCCTACTGAGCAAAATTGCCATTGCGCGCTTCCTGCAATTGTCCCTAGGGTGCCTTATCAGATGCGCTCTTAGGTTAAGTATCTTCTCCGATACGCACGCAACTGTGTATATTATGTCTACATAGACCACAACCTACGTTGAACTGGTGCACTTCCCGTGTCAAAAGGCTCCTTctgcaaatgtttcatgaGTAGCAGCGTACGCGCCCGGCGTATTTCCCGCCCGCTGGCGCACTTCAAGCTTAACGCCTGCGTTATTCTGGGATCTAACTCCGATAGGTCCTCAGGTTGCCATCTGCCAACTAGCCCCTGCGGTACCCGAGCTCGCTCCGCCAAAAAAATGGCTTCTGCCTTCTTGTACCACTCCGTTTTAGGCGCTCTCACCTTCTCGAAGGGGTATCCCTTGATCCTGAACTGTTTAACATGGGACACATATCTATGTTGAGCATCAGCAGAACAATGGCCAATCCTTGgaacattgatatatggtACCCTGTAGAAACACCTGATTGGTATCATAGTGTTACATtctataaaatgtgtaatcaaTTGCCAATGTACCTCGATGCTTGTGTTAGATTCCCCATGACCCCGGTTAAACGTGGATAATACATACTCCAGTGGATATATCGCAtcttctgtatatattactagATGGAATCATACTGCAATGGTGCCATGATTCCACAATTGGAGCTC
Proteins encoded in this region:
- a CDS encoding putative ribosomal protein L9, encoding MKTTLSSDTLKIPDGVTVTVKSRKVTVKGKYGDITRDFSHVPIELRLSKDQKTIIAMQWFGTKSMIATIRTVMTHISNMITGVTKKYQYKMRLVHAHFPINSNITDDGKTIEIRNFLGEKRVRVVKVLPGVKIEKSESVKDEIILTGVDVENVGRSAALIHQCALVRNKDIRQFLDGIYVSEKGLVDQEA
- a CDS encoding putative 40S ribosomal protein S15, with the translated sequence MIPIRCFYRVPYINVPRIGHCSADAQHRYVSHVKQFRIKGYPFEKVRAPKTEWYKKAEAIFLAERARVPQGLVGRWQPEDLSELDPRITQALSLKCASGREIRRARTLLLMKHLQKEPFDTGSAPVQLACVSEKILNLRAHLIRHPRDNCRKRAMAILLSRRHKLMKRLYNEDFELYQYVCKVLKIKCVLFSVPDSRNRAKAVNTIGVDGDICKFLIRQKLWWGRFRPRPIALPSGKKVAYTRHPIEPPPHDFNRPKVHKDQLTPAWPYGLTPQRIAGRYVIYNPTAPGAGYCPVPILF